The following DNA comes from Thermodesulfobacteriota bacterium.
ATCAACAACGCCACTCCCCGGAGCCTGATCATTATTGATGAAATCGGCCGGGGGACCAGCACCTATGACGGCCTCAGCATTGCCTGGGCCGTGGCCGAACATCTGCACGACCTGGGCGGCAAGGGCGTCAAGACGTTGTTCGCCACCCATTACCATGAGTTGACGGATCTGGCCGCCGTAAAGACCCGCGCCAAAAATTTCAATATCGCCGTCAAGGAATGGAACGATGATATCATTTTTTTAAGGCGGCTGGTCGAGGGCAGCACCAACCGCAGCTATGGCATACAGGTGGCCAGGCTGGCGGGAATTCCCGCGGCAGTTATTGCCCGGGCCAAGCAGATATTGTATGATATTGAACAGGGCAAATTCGGGTTCGAGGCTTCGGCGGTTCCACAAAAGGCCAAGGCCGGCAAGGGGCCCGTGCAGCTGTCGTTTTTCGACGCCCCTGAGAATATACTGGCCCGGACGCTGGACCGTCTGGATATATCCGGGATGACGCCGCTGGAGGCCCTGAATTGCCTGAACGATTTAAAGCAGAAGGCGGAAAAACTTTTACCATCATGACCATTAGCAAAAGAAAACTTATCTTTCTTTTTGTGGCCGTCTGCTGCCTGGCGTCTGTTATATTTTCCGGCTCCGCGCCGGCCGCCGATGTCAAGGCGATTTATTTCAAGGCGGAAAACTGCGCCAAGGCACTGGAAAAGAGCCCGGAAAAAAAGAAATACCGCTCCAACTGGTTAAACTGCATCCAGCAGTTTACCAAGGTCCATCAGGACGACCCCGCGGGTCCCTATGCGGCGGCCAGCCTTTATCAGGCCGGTGTCCTTTATCAGGAGATGTATACGTTTTCCCGTAAATCATCCGACCGGCAGTCGGCCGCTGACCTGTTCCAGAAAATTATCACCGGCTATCCGAAAAGCGCTTACCGGAACCGGGCCCGGGAACGCCTGGACGGGCTGGTCCGGGAAGCCCCGGACAGTCAGCCGGCGGCCGATCCGAAAAAATCAGGCAAGGCCGTGGCCAAACCGACCGAACCGGAATCAGGCAAGGCCCCTGCTCCCCAACCGGACAAGGACGGGCAAAAAAGCCCGGATCCGGAAAAGGCGGCGGTGAAGCTCCCGGATCCGGCAAAAGCCGGAGACAAGTATGCCGAAGCGGAGGCCTGCCATCAGAAACTGCGGGACAGTGCCGCCAGGAAAAAGTACCGCTGCTTCTGGCTGGAATGCATCAATGCTTATTATGATGCCTACCATTATGATCCTTCCGGGCCCAGGGCTGAAGCCGGGCTGTATATGGCGGGGACGCTTTATGAAGAGCTCTACAAGTCTTCATACAAGGAGGAGGACCGGGAGGAGGGGCGCCGTCTGTTGCAGAAGGTGATAACCGAATTTCCCCAGGGCGAATACCGGGAAAAAGCAGCGGCCGTTCTGCTGGACAAGGACATTTCCGGGGTGGTCGCCGCGGACAAGACGCTTGGAACCTGCCCGGGAGAAGAAGAAAACGTCCAGCCGTCGCCGGCTCCTTCTCCTGCCGTCGACGCTTCCATACCGGGCGGAATGGCTGTCGTCAGGGAGCTGCGCTACTGGTCCAACCCCAGCTATACCCGGGTGGTCATTGATACCTCCGAGCCGGTTGAATTTACCAGTAATCTGTTGAAAGGCGACCCGGTCAGCGGTAAACCGCCCCGGCTTTACATTGATTTACAGAAAAGCCGCCTGCACCGGGAGCTGTCCCGCCAAATCACCGTTGACGACAACCTGCTCAAAGATATCCGGGCCGGGCAATACACGACCAGTTCCGTTCGGGTGGTGGTAGATATTAAATCATTTAAAAGCTACAAAGTGTTCTCTCTGCAGGATCCCTTCCGCCTGGTCATTGATGTCAGCGGAGAAGAGGACAAATCATCCGTTACTGAAACGGTAGAACGCAGCATGCCGATTCCAGGAAAAGGGGAAAAAACAACCCTGGCCCAGCAGCTGGGACTTTCGGTCGGACGGATCGTCATCGACCCCGGCCATGGCGGAAAAGACAGCGGCGCGCCGGGCTCTCTCAAGGGGATCCAGGAAAAAAAGGTGGTGCTGGATATCTGCCGGATGCTGGCGGACCGTATTCGGAAGGAGTTGGGCTGCGAGGTCATCCTGACCCGCAATTCGGACACGTTTCTGACCCTGGAGGAGCGTACCGCCATCGCCAACATGAAGAACGCCGATCTGTTTATCTCAGTTCACACCAATGCCAGCAGGAACCGGAACGCGTACGGCATTGAAACCTACATACTGAACCTGGCTACCGACGAAGACGCCATGCAGGTGGCCGCCCTGGAAAACAGTACATCCCGGAAGAACATCAGCGACCTTCAGACCATACTGCAGGACCTGATGCAGAACGCGAAGAAGGACGAATCACTCCGCCTGGCCGGTTATGTCCAGAACGCTTTATGCGGGCATATGCAGAAGGGGAACAGCAGGGTCAAGAACAAGGGGGTCAAGCAGGCCCCGTTTTACGTGCTGATCGGCGCCCAGATGCCGTCCATTCTGATCGAGACCGGCTTTATCAGCAACAAGGAAGAGTGTCAGCGGTTGATTTCCCCCGAATACCAGCGACAACTCTGCGACGGTATTCTCAAGGGCATCAAAACCTATATCGAGCGGACAACCTCGACCGGGTTTGCGCCTCCGGCCGAAAAAGCCCCGGCTTCCATGTAGAACGGGAGCCGCGAATCAGGTTAACCCCTCCCGAACCCGCATCCTGAAGACGTCGATTTTCGGGCGGAGGTTATTCGATTATTTCCCGAATGAGGTAGACCGGCCGGTTTCGTGATTCATGGTAGGTCCGGAAAAGGTATTCACCCAGTATGCCCAGGAATATCAGCTGAATGAACCCCATGAAGTAAATGCTCAGGGTGGTGGATGACCAGCCGAAGGGCGCGATGCCGGTAAACTTGGAGACCAGAACGTAGATAAAGGCCGCGAAACAGATGATGACGCCGGTCAGCCCGATCAGCAGGCAGAGGCGGATGGGAATTTCGGAAAAGGAAAAGAGCGCGTCCAGGGCCAGCTTGTAAAGGGCCGACAGGCTCATTTTGGCCCGGCCGGCATGACGGTCGTCCCGCTCATAATCGACAAAGCCCTGGCGGAAGCCGATGAAAAATCGCAGCCCCGGCAGATAACGGGTTTTCTCTTTAAAAGACAGCAGGGCGTTTAACGCCTGACGGTTCATCAGAGAAAAGTTGCCGATGTTTCTAATATTCTCCATCCCGGACAGACGGTTAAAGACATGATGAAATATATACAGGAGGATCCTCTTGAAAAGGGTTTCCCTGCGACCGGTTCTTCTGGCATGAATGATATCCAGACGGCGGGTTTGAGCCGCTTCGACCATTTGGGGGATCAGTTCCGGCGGATCCTGCAGGTCGCCGTCCATCATGACCACATAGTCGCCCCGGGCGTTTTCAAGCCCGGCGGTATAGGCGGCCTGATGGCCAAAATTGCGCGACAGCGAGATAATTTTCAGCCGCTGTTCCCGGCGGCGGAAATCGAGCATCCGTTCCAGGCTGCGGTCACTGCTGCCGTCATCCACACAGATGATTTCAAAATCTTCGGTGATCGCGGCCATGATGGCTACGGTTCGCTGCAGCAGCGGTGCGATCAATGCCTCTTCGTTGTATATGGGAATGACCAGGGACAGTTTCACGGCAGACGCTGATCCTTCCACGGAATTTCCGTTCTAGGGGTAAGGATAAAAAAGGGCAACCCGCTGCTTTCTCCGGTCATTATCTATAGCAATGACGGGGTTTTGTGTCAAGGCCTTACCTGCCGGTGGGCGCAATAACGATTGATCATTCATCGCTTCCATAGTATGTAGGTGAAAAAAGAGAAGAATTTATATCGGAAAACTCAATTCAACAGAATTTATGATTATGCGGAAAGAAAAAGGCAGAAAAGACCAGCGGCTCTGGTTAATTTTTTCCTTCCTGCTGTTTTATGTTCTTCTTGGTTACTCGAAAAATCTGATTTTCCACCTGAATGACGACGTCTACGTCATGCTGCTCGCTAAAAGCGGTGAATACCATACACCGGATACGCATTCCATATTGGGCTGGATTTTCAAAACGCTTTATTCCTGGAAGGCGGATTTTTTCTGGTATGACTTTTTTCTGGTGATGTTCTACATCGTCTGCGTAAGTCGGTTGATTTTCATTTTCACCGCCGATGAAACGCTTTCCTTCCCGCTCGGGGCGCTGCTGATATCCTGTATTTTTCTGGGGTTTCTGCCATTCCAGCCGAATTTTACAATCATTTCAATCTTTCTGGCCGCTACCGCATTGTTGCCGTATTTTACCGAAGGGGTTAAAGAAGCCAATGCGTTTAAACCAAAAGACCTGATCATATCAGGGGGGTTGTTCTTTTTCGCCTGCCTTTACCGGAGTCCAGCGGCTTTTCTGGCGGCAGGCTGTGCCGTGATCATTTTTTCCGGCCTGGCCCTTTACGAAAGAATCGGCAAGAAGAAGCGGACAGGGAGAAAATATTTTTTAAAGGTAGCGGCCATAATGGCGGGGATGATGGTTTTTTCGTTATGGATGCATATTCTGAATATTTATATGTACAAAACAGACGCTGGATATGAGCGTGTCATTGAGTATGACGCGTATCGTCGAGGCTTTGTGGATTACTTCCGATATTCATATGATCCGTCTTATCCGGCATATGGTATTTCCGTAAACGACTTTAATCTGATGCGTCACTTCATGGGCATTGATTCACCGCCGCTGCACCTGGAAAATCTCAAGGAATTGCCGAAGGTGTCATGGTTCAGTACCCGGCGGATGGCGCATGGTTTTTCCAATACCCTTCATTGTTTCAGGCATTCATGTGCGTTAATGCTGGTTTTAATCCTTCTGGGCATGAGTGTTGTTTCCCGCCGGGCACGGATTTGCGCGGCCGTTCCCATCCTCATGATATTTCTTGTCGGGACGGTAACCTGCCGAATGCCTTTAAGGGTGTGCCTGCCGTTTCTGTCTTTGGGCTTTTTGACTGCCCTGATATCTATCCGCCCCGAACTTCAGGGCCGTGACCGGCTTAAGCGCAATGTTTTTCTTTACGGTTTTGTCGCCATCGTGTCGATATTATCGTTATCAGTGGCCGGTCTTTATCACCATGAAAAAGTCAACGGCTATAACAATGATTTAAAGTCAGCCGAACGGCTTTGGAAATTCGCCGGCGAAAGACATATCAGCAGCATGGCCTACTGGCCCCTGGCCGCCACTTTTGACAACTGGATATTATTTTCTCCGGCCCCGCTGCCGGCCTCGATCCAGTTGAACCGAATCGGCGGCTGGGCCGGTTCCTACCCCCATACGATTAAACACTTTCAACAGATCTATGGCCAGAACATTTATAAGGGGCTGGCCCAACCCGGAACTTTTCACGCGGTTATGAACCATCCGGTGTCAATTCCTTACTTTGAAGCGTTTATCAAAGAACACGGGCCTGATCACGCTGTGCCGACGGTTGTGTTTAAAACACAGCGAACGGTTTTTTACGTAATTTCAACCGCGCCGGGTTGAACCGGTGCCGCCTCATCCGCCGGGCTAGGTGATCATTTCCTGGATCCGCATCATGAAGATGCCGATGTCCCGGCCGTATTCCGGCGGACCTTCCACCGACAGGAATCCGTTTTTGACGGCCATGACCATGTCCACGTCGTTTAAGACCACCGGCATGGCGCCGTCCACCCCGTTGAATTTCATGTGCACAAAGGGACGCCGCTTGGTGTATTTTCCCCGGCCGGCTTTTGTCTTCCCGGCCTTGACCCGCAGGTAGGCGGCGATGTCGTCGTCGACCGTGATCTGGTAAATGCGCTCCGGCTGCGAGGCGGTCCATTTAACCATGTCCGGGTCACCCCCCTTGTTGAACTGGGACAGGGCGGTGGTGATCATGTAAAAGGTCATTTTGACCTTGAGCCGTCTTTTTCCCGGGTCCGTGGGCCGGTTGTTGGGCATCAGCAGCTTTAAAGCCAGCAGCAGGGTCAGCACCTTGACCAGCAGGCCCACCTTTGTCAGACCCTTGATTTTCGGCAGGGCCGGTTTGCCGGCGAACAGGGCGTTCATGGACGCCACCCGGCCGAAGGAAAAGGTGATATCGGCCGCTTCGGCCACGCCCTGGTCGACCCGGAATTCTCCCTGGTCGAACACCAGGCAGGCGCCGACATCGCCGGCCGGGTCTTTGGCCACAAACTGCACCTTGGCGGTTACGCCGGCAAATTTTGCCCCTATCTTGGGATCTTCTTCCAGCAGCACTTTGATCACGGGCAGGACGGCTCTTAAAAATATCCGGGCCGCCATGAGTTCTTTTTCAGTCGCCATGTTATACCTCGTCTTCCCAGTCTTCATCCTCTTCAAATTCGATTTTCATGACATCCCGCACGGTCTGAATGATGCCATCGGTGTCAAGCCGGTAATGGGTATAGAGGTCTTCCGGATAACCGACCTCGCAGAAGCAGTCGGGAATGCCGACTTTGCGGAAGGCGCAGCCCTTGCCGCTCTGGGCGATGACGTCGGCCACGGCGCTGCCCAGGCCGCCCTGGACGTTGTGTTCCTCAAAAACAATGATGCGGCGGGTGTCCATGACGGCTCGCATGACGGCCTCTTCATCCAGGGGCTTGATGGTGTGCATGTTGAGCACGCGCACCGACAGCTTGTCATCCTCTTTGAGCACCTTGGCCGCCTCCATGGCATGAAACACGGTCACGCCGCAGCAGATGATGGTGACGTCGGTGCCGGAGGAAAGCTCCACGGCCTTGCCGATGGTAAATCCGTAATCCTCATTTTCGTAATGGCGGGGTTCGAATCCCCGGCCGATGCGGATGTAGACCGGGCCGGGATAATCCACGCACTGCTTGACGACATTGGCCATTTCGATGCCGTCGGCCGGCACGATAACGGTCATGTTGGCGAACGACCGCATGATGGCGATATCCTCGGTGCAGTGATGGGTGGTGCCCGCCTGGCCGAACGAGGCGCCGCCGTGGGTGGCGATGATTTTGACGTTCAGTTTCTGGTAACAGATATCGGTCCGGATCTGCTCCGCGGCCCGCATGGACGAAAACACCGCCATGGTGGACACGAAGGGCAGCAGGCCGGACTTGGCCAGGCCCGCGGCCACGCCGAACAGGTTCTGCTCGGCGATGCCGACGTTGAAAAACCGTTCCGGGAAATGGTCCTGGAACCGCCCGATCTTGGTGGATTTGGCCAGATCGGCCGATAACCCGACAATCCTGGGGTTGATTTTCCCCAGATCGCACAACACCTGACCGTAGATCTCCGCCTGGGTCATGGTGTCGGCGTCATATACCGTCCAGGTAATTCCTTCGCTCATGGTTGACTCCTCTATTTTATGGAATTTCGTATTTGTTAAAAGACGGCCGGTTCTGACAACGGCTCTATCCGGCGTACATCTTGTCGATGGACTGGTGGGCCTTTTCCACCAGCGCCGTGTCCAGGCCGCCGTAATGCCACTTGACCTGGTTCTCCATGAAATCGACGCCCTTGCCCTTGACGGTGTTGGCGATGATGACCACCGGCTTACCGGGCCGGGTGTGGGCGTATTCGATGGCGCCGGCCAGGTCCTCGAAATCGTGTCCATTCACTTCCCTGACGATAAAACCGAAGGCGGTCCACTTGTCGGCAAAGGGTTCCAGGCCCATGACCTCTTCGGTGGTGCCGTCGATCATCAGCCGGTTTTTATCCACGATGGTGACCAGGTTGTTCAATTTATAGTGGCTGGCGGCCATGGCCGCCTCCCAGATGGTTCCCTCGTTGCATTCACCATCGCCCAGGACGCAGTAGGTCCACCAGTTCTTCTTCTGAAGCCTGGCGCCCAGGGCCATGCCCACCGCCATGGGCAGGCCGTGGCCCAGCGAGCCGGTCGAAGCGTCCACGCCCCTTACCTTGTTGCCGTCCAGGTGCATGCCGAAGGGCGACTTGAACTTGTTGAAGGACTTGAGCTGGTCGAAGGCGAAGTATCCCTTCCGGGCCAGTATCGCCGCGTAGGCCACTCCGGCGTGGCCCTTGCTGAGGATGAACCGGTCCCGGTCCTCCCAGCCGGGGTCCTGCGGCTTCACGTTCAGGTACTTGTAGTAGAGGATGATCATGATGTCCGTCACCGATAATCCGCCGCCGATGTGGGCGCCGCCGGACCAGCCGGTGATATCGACGATATCCTTGCGGGCCTGGCGGGCCATTTCCTTGAGTGTCTTCATTTCCTGTGGGGTCAGTGCCATATGGGTTCCTCCATGGTGTTAGGATTGCTTTTTAACCGCTTCGAAGGCCTCGTCGGCGATCTGCAGCGTCAGGGCCAGGTCCTCCGCGGTGTGGGCGGAAGAAACGAACCAGTTGTGATGAGAGGTGAAAAAAGCCCCCCGCCGGGTGCATTCCCCGCACCATTTCTGATGCAGCATGAGCGAGGGGTCGTCGGTGATGCGCAGGTAGGGCATGGACGGGTGGCCGGTGACTTTGAGGTCGAAGCCGTGACGTTTCGCGGTCGCGATCAATCCGTCCCGCAGCTTTTCGCCGTAGGCGAGCATGAGGCCGACGGCGTCGATACGCTTCATCTCGTCGATGGTGGCCATGGCCGCGGCCATGGGAACCGCCGAAAACCAGTAGCTGCCGGTGTAGAACACCTTGGCGGCGTCATTTTTGATGGCGTCCGTGCCGACCAGGGCCGAAATGGGGTAGCCGTTGGCGATGGCTTTGCAGAAACAGATCAGGTCCGGCTTGAACCCGAAATATTCGTTGGATCCCCGGATGTCCAGGCGGAAGCCGCAGCGGATGTCGTCGACCATCAGCACGATACCGTGCTGGCGGCAGAGGCGCTCCACGTTCTGCCAGTAGCCGTCCGCCGGCATGACGTTGTCCACGAAGGTGGGGTGATGGTAAGGACAGGCCATGAAGCCGGCGATGTCTCCGGGATTCTGGTCGATGGCGGCTTGCAGGGCGGGAATGTCGTTCCAGGGAATGCGGATGATATGTCGGCCGTCGTCTTCGGTGATGCCGTGATGGCCGTATCCTTGGGTCCAAGGCGCCACCCCGTGGTAACCGCCCTTGATGAGGATGATCTTGTTGCGGCCGGTGGCCTTGCGGGCGACCATGGTGGCGTAGGTGGTGACGTCGCCGCCGTTCTTGGCGAAATAAGCCCAGTCGGCGATGGCCACCGTGTCGACCAGTTTTTCGGCCAGTTCCACCATGACCGGGGATGGGGCCGAAAGACAGTTGCCTTTGCGAAGCTGCTCGGCGGCGGCCCGGTCCACGCCTTCATGGTTGTAGCCCAGCACCATGGGGCCGTAGGCGCACATGTAGTCGATGAATTCATTGCCGTCCACGTCGGTGAAGCGGGATCCGGCCGCCTTTTCGGCGTAAAAAGGATAATGGTCCGGCGGAATCAGCGGGGCCGGACTGAAATGGCCGTATATACCGCAGGGGATGAGCCGGGCGGCCTTTTCAAACAGTTCACGGGATCGTTGATAGGTATAGGTTTTCATGTTGCCTCGCTCATGGTTGTAAGTAATGGGGAATGCGTTCCAGAATCAGGTCCAGGCAGTCGATCATGGGGGTCTGGCCCCAGATCCTGACATCGCCCAGGGCGATGGCCGCGAAGGGGTCGAGCTTCTGGTTCAGCAGGTCGTTGGCGGTTTTCAGATCCTTCATCAGCATCAGGGCCGAAGGCTTTTCCGTTTCCCCGGCGGTCATGGTCGCCCGTCGGTTGCGGAAGGTAATCCCCGCCGCCGGGCCGTCGGGAAGCACTTTCAGCAGGAGGGTGCCGTCGGGCATGCCGGCCGCCACATTCCTGGCGGCCTTGTCGCCCT
Coding sequences within:
- a CDS encoding N-acetylmuramoyl-L-alanine amidase — encoded protein: MTISKRKLIFLFVAVCCLASVIFSGSAPAADVKAIYFKAENCAKALEKSPEKKKYRSNWLNCIQQFTKVHQDDPAGPYAAASLYQAGVLYQEMYTFSRKSSDRQSAADLFQKIITGYPKSAYRNRARERLDGLVREAPDSQPAADPKKSGKAVAKPTEPESGKAPAPQPDKDGQKSPDPEKAAVKLPDPAKAGDKYAEAEACHQKLRDSAARKKYRCFWLECINAYYDAYHYDPSGPRAEAGLYMAGTLYEELYKSSYKEEDREEGRRLLQKVITEFPQGEYREKAAAVLLDKDISGVVAADKTLGTCPGEEENVQPSPAPSPAVDASIPGGMAVVRELRYWSNPSYTRVVIDTSEPVEFTSNLLKGDPVSGKPPRLYIDLQKSRLHRELSRQITVDDNLLKDIRAGQYTTSSVRVVVDIKSFKSYKVFSLQDPFRLVIDVSGEEDKSSVTETVERSMPIPGKGEKTTLAQQLGLSVGRIVIDPGHGGKDSGAPGSLKGIQEKKVVLDICRMLADRIRKELGCEVILTRNSDTFLTLEERTAIANMKNADLFISVHTNASRNRNAYGIETYILNLATDEDAMQVAALENSTSRKNISDLQTILQDLMQNAKKDESLRLAGYVQNALCGHMQKGNSRVKNKGVKQAPFYVLIGAQMPSILIETGFISNKEECQRLISPEYQRQLCDGILKGIKTYIERTTSTGFAPPAEKAPASM
- a CDS encoding glycosyltransferase family 2 protein, which encodes MEGSASAVKLSLVIPIYNEEALIAPLLQRTVAIMAAITEDFEIICVDDGSSDRSLERMLDFRRREQRLKIISLSRNFGHQAAYTAGLENARGDYVVMMDGDLQDPPELIPQMVEAAQTRRLDIIHARRTGRRETLFKRILLYIFHHVFNRLSGMENIRNIGNFSLMNRQALNALLSFKEKTRYLPGLRFFIGFRQGFVDYERDDRHAGRAKMSLSALYKLALDALFSFSEIPIRLCLLIGLTGVIICFAAFIYVLVSKFTGIAPFGWSSTTLSIYFMGFIQLIFLGILGEYLFRTYHESRNRPVYLIREIIE
- a CDS encoding transketolase C-terminal domain-containing protein, with the protein product MSEGITWTVYDADTMTQAEIYGQVLCDLGKINPRIVGLSADLAKSTKIGRFQDHFPERFFNVGIAEQNLFGVAAGLAKSGLLPFVSTMAVFSSMRAAEQIRTDICYQKLNVKIIATHGGASFGQAGTTHHCTEDIAIMRSFANMTVIVPADGIEMANVVKQCVDYPGPVYIRIGRGFEPRHYENEDYGFTIGKAVELSSGTDVTIICCGVTVFHAMEAAKVLKEDDKLSVRVLNMHTIKPLDEEAVMRAVMDTRRIIVFEEHNVQGGLGSAVADVIAQSGKGCAFRKVGIPDCFCEVGYPEDLYTHYRLDTDGIIQTVRDVMKIEFEEDEDWEDEV
- a CDS encoding transketolase; this translates as MALTPQEMKTLKEMARQARKDIVDITGWSGGAHIGGGLSVTDIMIILYYKYLNVKPQDPGWEDRDRFILSKGHAGVAYAAILARKGYFAFDQLKSFNKFKSPFGMHLDGNKVRGVDASTGSLGHGLPMAVGMALGARLQKKNWWTYCVLGDGECNEGTIWEAAMAASHYKLNNLVTIVDKNRLMIDGTTEEVMGLEPFADKWTAFGFIVREVNGHDFEDLAGAIEYAHTRPGKPVVIIANTVKGKGVDFMENQVKWHYGGLDTALVEKAHQSIDKMYAG
- a CDS encoding aminotransferase class III-fold pyridoxal phosphate-dependent enzyme, whose amino-acid sequence is MKTYTYQRSRELFEKAARLIPCGIYGHFSPAPLIPPDHYPFYAEKAAGSRFTDVDGNEFIDYMCAYGPMVLGYNHEGVDRAAAEQLRKGNCLSAPSPVMVELAEKLVDTVAIADWAYFAKNGGDVTTYATMVARKATGRNKIILIKGGYHGVAPWTQGYGHHGITEDDGRHIIRIPWNDIPALQAAIDQNPGDIAGFMACPYHHPTFVDNVMPADGYWQNVERLCRQHGIVLMVDDIRCGFRLDIRGSNEYFGFKPDLICFCKAIANGYPISALVGTDAIKNDAAKVFYTGSYWFSAVPMAAAMATIDEMKRIDAVGLMLAYGEKLRDGLIATAKRHGFDLKVTGHPSMPYLRITDDPSLMLHQKWCGECTRRGAFFTSHHNWFVSSAHTAEDLALTLQIADEAFEAVKKQS